One window from the genome of Streptomyces sp. NBC_00708 encodes:
- a CDS encoding protein kinase → MEKLGSTDPQRIGAYRLLGRLGAGGMGQVYLARSDRGRTVALKLVREELAAQQEFRDRFRQEVQAARRVGSTWTAPVLDADTEADVPWVATGYVAGPSLHATVSGRVAAGGYGPLPERSVRILGAGLAHALKAIHTAGLIHRDLKPSNILLTIDGPRVIDFGIARALDTVTDGGLTRTGALVGSPGFMSPEQVRGERVSAASDVFCLGSVLTYALTGRLPFGAAANEMHALLFRIAQEDPDLTGVTAGLDDLIRGCLHKDPQARPSTDDILALLADDDNSAEPWLPGALIAQLGRHAVELLDSEDPEDAVPADAGAAGAGAGAAGAAPGGGGPADAGASGAGAGGGGPQGDDPRVAAPRDTAPRDTAPRDTEPQDAVPRDAVPLTKPSPAGPVTAAVPEPQPGPPAEPATEVLGVPTGPTAPLAPPQPPAPGPATPLPGASGPAVPPTPSPGYGYPHQPAQPQPVQGYGHPQQPAPGQGYGHPQQPGAAPAYGYPQQPSPDHGYPYGYPQQPGHAATPPYGPGYPTGAQHPAPAPEPARRSSGSTIALVVVAVLVALGAGGSVYALMNEKGGTPTAKPTHSAGPSPTRPVDSPSPDVSPDPSPSDDGANGEEGAVPEGYLGSWSGSIDNASGHSTRELVIRQGEVGEAVLTLTAEGPLATGGTYRCVFEASLSAEPAEGEAVQIGPSTVTEGEPMASCTPGSPTTLTLLPDGSLSRENTSSGEKLTYTKSG, encoded by the coding sequence ATGGAGAAGCTCGGGTCCACCGATCCACAGCGCATCGGCGCGTACCGCTTGCTCGGGCGCCTCGGCGCGGGCGGCATGGGCCAGGTCTATCTGGCCAGGTCCGACCGGGGCCGTACGGTCGCGCTCAAGCTCGTACGCGAGGAACTCGCCGCCCAGCAGGAATTCCGCGACCGGTTCCGCCAGGAGGTGCAGGCCGCCCGCCGGGTGGGCTCCACCTGGACCGCGCCGGTGCTCGACGCCGACACCGAGGCCGATGTGCCGTGGGTCGCCACGGGGTATGTGGCGGGGCCCTCCCTCCACGCCACCGTCTCGGGCCGGGTGGCCGCCGGCGGGTACGGCCCTCTGCCGGAACGGTCCGTCCGCATTCTCGGCGCCGGTCTCGCGCACGCCCTGAAGGCCATCCACACGGCCGGCCTCATCCACCGGGACCTGAAGCCCTCCAACATCCTGCTCACGATCGACGGTCCGCGCGTCATCGACTTCGGGATAGCCAGGGCCCTGGACACCGTCACCGACGGCGGCCTCACCCGTACCGGAGCGCTGGTCGGCTCGCCCGGCTTCATGTCGCCGGAGCAGGTGCGGGGCGAGCGGGTGAGCGCGGCGAGCGACGTGTTCTGTCTGGGATCGGTGCTCACGTACGCGCTGACCGGGCGGCTCCCCTTCGGTGCCGCGGCCAACGAGATGCACGCCCTGCTGTTCCGTATCGCGCAGGAGGACCCGGACCTGACCGGGGTCACGGCGGGCCTCGACGACCTGATCCGGGGCTGCCTCCACAAGGACCCGCAGGCCCGGCCGTCCACGGACGACATCCTGGCCCTGCTGGCGGACGACGACAACAGCGCGGAGCCCTGGCTGCCGGGCGCGCTCATCGCCCAGCTCGGCCGCCATGCCGTGGAACTGCTCGACTCGGAGGACCCGGAGGACGCGGTACCGGCGGACGCGGGGGCGGCCGGTGCGGGGGCGGGGGCGGCCGGTGCGGCTCCCGGGGGTGGCGGGCCGGCGGATGCGGGGGCTTCCGGCGCCGGAGCGGGCGGCGGCGGGCCGCAGGGCGACGATCCGCGGGTCGCGGCACCTCGGGACACGGCACCTCGGGATACAGCGCCTCGGGACACGGAGCCGCAGGACGCGGTGCCCCGGGACGCGGTGCCCCTGACCAAGCCGTCCCCGGCCGGTCCGGTGACCGCCGCAGTGCCCGAACCGCAGCCGGGGCCCCCGGCCGAACCCGCGACCGAGGTGCTGGGCGTGCCAACCGGGCCGACCGCTCCTCTCGCCCCGCCGCAGCCGCCGGCTCCCGGCCCCGCCACCCCGCTCCCCGGCGCATCCGGTCCGGCCGTCCCGCCGACGCCCTCCCCCGGCTACGGCTACCCGCATCAGCCGGCCCAGCCGCAGCCCGTCCAGGGGTACGGCCACCCGCAGCAGCCCGCACCCGGGCAGGGTTACGGCCATCCGCAGCAGCCCGGAGCCGCCCCGGCGTACGGCTATCCGCAGCAGCCGAGCCCGGACCACGGCTACCCCTACGGCTACCCGCAGCAGCCCGGTCACGCAGCCACGCCCCCGTACGGCCCGGGGTACCCCACGGGTGCCCAGCACCCGGCCCCCGCCCCGGAACCGGCCCGCAGGAGCAGCGGCTCGACCATCGCCCTCGTCGTGGTCGCCGTGCTGGTCGCCCTGGGGGCCGGCGGGTCCGTCTACGCGCTGATGAACGAGAAGGGCGGAACGCCCACGGCGAAGCCCACCCACTCCGCCGGCCCCTCCCCGACCCGGCCCGTCGACTCCCCCTCCCCCGACGTCTCCCCGGACCCGTCACCCAGCGACGACGGGGCCAACGGCGAGGAGGGCGCCGTCCCGGAGGGCTACCTGGGCTCCTGGTCCGGCAGCATCGACAACGCATCCGGCCACTCCACCCGCGAACTGGTCATCCGCCAGGGCGAGGTGGGCGAGGCCGTCCTCACGCTCACCGCCGAGGGCCCGCTCGCCACCGGCGGCACGTACCGCTGCGTCTTCGAGGCGTCCCTGTCCGCCGAGCCCGCCGAGGGCGAGGCGGTGCAGATCGGCCCGTCCACCGTGACGGAGGGCGAGCCCATGGCCTCCTGCACCCCCGGCAGCCCGACCACGCTCACTCTGCTTCCCGACGGCAGCCTGAGCCGTGAGAACACGTCCAGCGGCGAGAAGCTCACCTACACGAAGTCCGGCTGA
- a CDS encoding SLATT domain-containing protein, translating into MQPEVPPRKSGASGPVGAAAPSGTGSGAEGRAGRGRDLTGEPFPQGDWGEPSQRLDELYRWLEADALRTAEWYLNDRLWKRRGARALRMGTAAGVVAGAALPLLDLTGALHGAAGLGYLSLLLGAACMACDRYFGLTSGWIRNLATAQAVQRRLQVLRFDWASECVREVLGPAEGTASEATERCLGVLRRFSEDITELVRSETADWMVEFRAGPAPLGMQALASGGSGNGRPEQGAAPGRFPLQSMGRPNMPRQRPPESPR; encoded by the coding sequence ATGCAGCCCGAAGTGCCGCCTCGCAAGTCCGGCGCGTCCGGCCCGGTGGGTGCGGCCGCTCCTTCCGGTACGGGCTCCGGCGCCGAGGGCCGTGCGGGGCGGGGCCGTGACCTGACCGGGGAGCCGTTCCCGCAGGGCGACTGGGGAGAGCCCTCCCAGCGGCTCGACGAGCTCTACCGGTGGCTGGAGGCGGACGCGCTGCGCACCGCCGAGTGGTATCTGAACGACCGGCTGTGGAAGCGGCGCGGCGCTCGGGCCCTGCGGATGGGCACCGCGGCCGGAGTGGTCGCGGGCGCCGCCCTGCCGCTGCTCGACCTGACCGGCGCGCTGCACGGTGCGGCCGGCCTGGGGTATCTGTCGCTGCTGCTGGGCGCCGCGTGCATGGCGTGCGACCGGTACTTCGGCCTGACCTCGGGCTGGATAAGGAACCTCGCGACCGCGCAGGCCGTGCAGCGGCGGCTCCAGGTGCTCCGGTTCGACTGGGCGTCGGAGTGCGTACGGGAGGTGCTCGGCCCGGCCGAGGGCACGGCGAGCGAGGCGACCGAACGGTGCCTGGGCGTGCTGCGGCGCTTCTCCGAGGACATCACGGAGCTCGTACGGTCGGAGACCGCCGACTGGATGGTGGAGTTCCGGGCCGGTCCCGCACCGCTGGGGATGCAGGCCCTGGCCTCCGGCGGCTCGGGAAACGGGCGCCCGGAGCAGGGGGCGGCGCCCGGCCGGTTCCCGCTCCAGTCCATGGGCCGGCCGAACATGCCGAGGCAGCGGCCACCGGAGTCCCCGCGCTGA
- a CDS encoding Ig-like domain repeat protein, producing the protein MRTRRISTATSIAVLFSSVVLIGGAAEPAVADSSKVIAAASVGDIVADGVHKRVFISDPAGGKVVVADYSGTVIAKINSLPGVTGLELSADSGTLYAAVPGSDAIVAIDTAALDVSARYATGAGTDPMFPALAGGKLWFGYGSAGTGHIGSLDLSGAEPVVALEQDANGTWYGAPTLASTPGAPDLLAAGIQTQSPTELAVYDVASGAAVQTASTRTDGGNMRDLALSPDGTQLVVASGAPYSHQAYRTSDLAPSIAYASDAYPNAVDIAPDGTVAAGIDGWYEPDVYIYKQGSTTKPVRTYDFPNTGNSSGADTLDPSGLAWAPDTSRLFAVTVNSEGVRSLRVLTDPVKYRTTVTVSAPAKATRAKKLTVTGKVKADGAFPSGAKATVTRTDIESPKGKALAAVKLKSDGTFSFGDTPPAGGTVTYKVSYAGDATHSASSGSDKVAVSRAATSLTLNRNKAVYSYGADVSFTAHLGTTYKNRTVELWVDPYGKDKPKKLVKTGKVNSKGNLSTTVDMTRDTTVTAVFKGDGRYASRTVTSTAYARVKVSTSVSKQYRTAKIGSRSYAYFHKKTNPVFATTMSYYKNRKFRLAMEVFYQGKWYDAGSQYFKLGTSGKTNVTLTGTHETGYRMRIRASYVDGSSGDIVNTTTHGAWKYFIFTK; encoded by the coding sequence TTGCGTACGCGCAGAATCTCCACCGCGACCTCGATCGCGGTGCTCTTCAGCTCAGTTGTGCTGATCGGTGGTGCGGCCGAACCGGCCGTCGCCGACTCCAGCAAGGTCATCGCAGCCGCTTCCGTCGGCGACATCGTCGCCGACGGTGTGCACAAGCGCGTCTTCATCAGCGACCCGGCCGGGGGCAAGGTCGTCGTCGCCGACTACAGCGGCACCGTCATCGCGAAGATCAACTCACTGCCCGGGGTGACCGGGCTCGAACTGTCCGCGGACTCCGGCACGCTGTACGCCGCCGTCCCGGGCTCGGACGCCATCGTCGCGATCGACACGGCGGCGCTCGACGTGTCCGCCCGGTATGCGACGGGGGCCGGCACGGATCCCATGTTCCCGGCGTTGGCGGGCGGCAAGCTCTGGTTCGGCTACGGCTCGGCCGGCACGGGCCACATCGGCTCGCTCGACCTGTCTGGTGCCGAGCCGGTCGTGGCCCTGGAACAGGACGCCAACGGCACCTGGTACGGGGCGCCGACCCTGGCCTCGACGCCGGGGGCGCCCGATCTGCTGGCCGCCGGCATCCAGACCCAGAGCCCGACGGAACTGGCCGTCTACGACGTGGCCTCGGGGGCGGCCGTGCAGACCGCGTCGACCCGCACGGACGGCGGGAACATGCGCGATCTCGCGCTCAGCCCGGACGGCACGCAGCTCGTGGTGGCCAGTGGCGCTCCGTACTCCCACCAGGCGTACCGCACGTCGGACCTCGCACCGTCGATCGCCTACGCCTCGGACGCGTATCCCAATGCGGTCGACATCGCCCCGGACGGGACGGTCGCCGCCGGCATCGACGGCTGGTACGAGCCGGACGTGTACATCTACAAGCAGGGCTCGACCACGAAGCCGGTGCGGACGTACGACTTCCCCAACACCGGGAACAGCAGCGGCGCGGACACCCTGGACCCGTCCGGTCTGGCCTGGGCGCCGGACACCAGCCGGCTGTTCGCCGTCACGGTCAACAGCGAGGGTGTCCGCTCGCTGCGGGTGCTCACCGACCCGGTCAAGTACCGGACGACGGTCACGGTCAGCGCTCCGGCGAAGGCGACCCGCGCCAAGAAGCTCACGGTGACCGGCAAGGTGAAGGCCGACGGTGCCTTCCCCTCCGGGGCCAAGGCGACCGTGACGCGTACGGACATCGAGTCGCCCAAGGGCAAGGCGCTGGCCGCCGTGAAGCTGAAGTCGGACGGCACGTTCTCCTTCGGCGACACCCCGCCCGCGGGTGGCACCGTCACGTACAAGGTCTCCTACGCCGGTGACGCCACGCACTCCGCGTCGTCGGGCAGCGACAAGGTCGCCGTCTCCCGGGCGGCCACCTCGCTGACCCTGAACCGCAACAAGGCGGTCTACTCGTACGGCGCCGACGTCTCCTTCACCGCGCACCTCGGCACGACGTACAAGAACCGCACCGTCGAGCTCTGGGTGGACCCGTACGGCAAGGACAAGCCGAAGAAGCTGGTGAAGACCGGCAAGGTCAACTCCAAGGGCAACCTGTCCACGACCGTCGACATGACCCGGGACACGACCGTCACGGCCGTCTTCAAGGGCGACGGCCGCTATGCGTCCAGGACGGTCACCTCGACCGCGTACGCCAGGGTGAAGGTCTCGACCTCGGTCTCCAAGCAGTACCGGACGGCGAAGATCGGCTCGCGGTCGTACGCCTATTTCCACAAGAAGACCAACCCGGTCTTCGCCACGACGATGAGCTACTACAAGAACCGCAAGTTCCGCCTGGCCATGGAGGTCTTCTACCAGGGCAAGTGGTACGACGCGGGCTCGCAGTACTTCAAGCTCGGCACCAGCGGCAAGACCAACGTGACGCTGACCGGCACCCATGAGACGGGCTACCGGATGCGCATCCGCGCCTCCTACGTGGACGGTTCGTCGGGCGACATCGTGAACACGACGACCCACGGCGCCTGGAAGTACTTCATCTTCACGAAGTAG
- a CDS encoding DUF5063 domain-containing protein, giving the protein MSDATLNTVTQDPGDFAVQIADQIKTFIVAVAEVSKVEEPEEAVPVLLLQVSQLLLAGGRLGAYEDILPDERYEPDLGAEPDADGLRERFAALLEPIDVYSEVFDPYEPRKAPVAARISDDLADLVTDLRHGLAHYEEGRTTEALWWWQFSYFSNWGSTASATLRALQSLIAHIRLNQPLQELDGLDIDQDAADDDLAEEAGRVMVEEIAGPLGLRPVK; this is encoded by the coding sequence ATGTCTGACGCCACGTTGAACACCGTCACGCAGGACCCCGGCGATTTCGCGGTCCAGATCGCGGACCAGATCAAGACGTTCATCGTCGCGGTCGCCGAGGTGTCCAAGGTCGAGGAGCCGGAAGAGGCCGTTCCGGTCCTGCTCCTCCAGGTCTCCCAGCTGCTGTTGGCCGGCGGCCGGCTCGGCGCGTACGAGGACATCCTCCCGGACGAGCGCTACGAGCCGGACCTGGGCGCCGAGCCGGACGCCGACGGCCTGCGCGAGCGCTTCGCGGCCCTCCTGGAGCCGATCGACGTCTACTCCGAGGTCTTCGACCCGTACGAGCCCCGCAAGGCGCCGGTCGCGGCCCGCATCTCGGACGACCTGGCCGACCTCGTCACCGATCTGCGCCACGGCCTGGCCCACTACGAGGAGGGCCGGACCACCGAGGCCCTGTGGTGGTGGCAGTTCTCCTACTTCTCCAACTGGGGCTCCACGGCCTCCGCCACCCTGCGCGCCCTGCAGTCCCTCATCGCCCATATCCGCCTCAACCAGCCCCTCCAGGAGCTGGACGGCCTGGACATCGACCAGGACGCCGCCGACGACGACCTGGCCGAGGAGGCGGGCCGCGTCATGGTCGAGGAGATCGCGGGGCCGCTGGGCCTGCGGCCGGTGAAGTAG
- a CDS encoding SigE family RNA polymerase sigma factor, with the protein MPVIAPMPAARRTGLPTQREGAEESVAAGTTVDHLTETYRAHYRSLLGLAALLLDDTASCEDVVQEAFIRVHSARNRVREPEKTLAYLRQTVVNLSRSALRRRILGLKLLSKPMPDMASAEEGAYDQLERDALIKAMRGLQRRQREVLVLRYFADMTEAQVAETLGISLGSVKAYGSRGIAALRVVMEAQV; encoded by the coding sequence ATGCCGGTGATCGCCCCCATGCCCGCCGCACGCCGGACGGGGCTGCCGACGCAGCGCGAGGGCGCTGAGGAGAGCGTGGCAGCCGGAACCACCGTCGACCATCTCACCGAAACCTACCGCGCCCACTACCGTTCGCTGCTGGGCCTCGCGGCCCTGCTGCTGGACGACACGGCGTCCTGCGAGGACGTCGTGCAGGAGGCGTTCATCCGCGTGCACTCCGCGCGCAACCGGGTCCGCGAGCCCGAGAAGACCCTGGCGTATCTGCGCCAGACCGTGGTCAACCTGTCCCGCTCCGCGCTCCGCCGCCGCATCCTCGGGCTGAAGCTGCTCTCGAAGCCGATGCCGGACATGGCGAGCGCGGAGGAGGGCGCGTACGACCAACTGGAGCGGGACGCGCTGATCAAGGCGATGCGCGGCCTGCAGAGGCGCCAGCGCGAGGTGCTGGTCCTGCGCTACTTCGCGGACATGACCGAGGCTCAGGTCGCCGAGACGCTGGGCATATCGCTGGGCTCGGTGAAGGCATACGGGTCCCGCGGGATCGCGGCCCTGCGCGTGGTGATGGAGGCGCAGGTATGA
- a CDS encoding aspartate kinase: MGLVVQKYGGSSVADAEGIKRVAKRIVDAKKNGNQVVVVVSAMGDTTDELIDLAEQVSPIPAGREFDMLLTAGERISMALLAMAIKNLGHEAQSFTGSQAGVITDSVHNKARIIDVTPGRIRTALDEGNIAIVAGFQGVSQDKKDITTLGRGGSDTTAVALAAALDAEVCEIYTDVDGVFTADPRVVKKARKIDWISFEDMLELAASGSKVLLHRCVEYARRYNIPIHVRSSFSGLRGTWVSNEPQGDQQVEHAIISGVAHDVSEAKITVVGVPDKPGEAAAIFRTIANAEVNIDMVVQNVSAASTGLTDISFTLPKAEGRKAIDALERNRGVIGFDSLRYDDQIAKISLVGAGMKTNPGVTAGFFEALSDAGVNIELISTSEIRISVVTRADDVNEAVRAVHTAFGLDSDSDEAVVYGGTGR; this comes from the coding sequence GTGGGCCTTGTCGTGCAGAAGTACGGAGGCTCCTCCGTAGCCGATGCCGAGGGCATCAAGCGCGTCGCCAAGCGAATCGTCGATGCCAAGAAGAACGGCAACCAGGTGGTTGTCGTGGTGTCAGCGATGGGCGACACGACGGACGAGTTGATCGATCTCGCCGAGCAGGTATCCCCGATACCGGCCGGGCGTGAGTTCGACATGCTGCTGACCGCGGGAGAGCGGATTTCCATGGCGCTGCTGGCCATGGCGATCAAGAACCTGGGACACGAGGCCCAGTCGTTCACCGGCAGCCAGGCAGGCGTCATCACCGACTCGGTCCACAACAAAGCGCGCATCATCGATGTGACGCCGGGCCGTATCCGTACGGCGCTGGACGAGGGGAACATCGCGATTGTCGCGGGGTTCCAGGGTGTGTCCCAGGACAAGAAGGACATCACCACCCTCGGCCGCGGCGGGTCCGACACCACCGCCGTCGCCCTCGCGGCCGCACTGGATGCCGAGGTCTGCGAGATCTACACCGACGTGGACGGCGTGTTCACCGCCGACCCGCGGGTCGTGAAGAAGGCCCGTAAGATCGACTGGATCTCCTTCGAGGACATGCTGGAGCTGGCCGCGTCCGGCTCCAAGGTGCTGCTGCACCGGTGCGTCGAGTACGCACGCCGTTACAACATCCCGATCCACGTCCGCTCGTCCTTCTCCGGACTGCGCGGCACCTGGGTCAGCAACGAGCCGCAAGGGGACCAGCAGGTGGAGCACGCGATCATCTCCGGAGTCGCCCATGACGTCTCCGAGGCCAAGATCACCGTCGTCGGCGTGCCCGACAAGCCGGGCGAGGCCGCCGCGATCTTCCGCACGATCGCGAACGCCGAGGTCAACATCGACATGGTGGTGCAGAACGTCTCCGCCGCCTCGACCGGCCTGACGGACATCTCGTTCACGCTCCCGAAGGCCGAAGGCCGCAAGGCCATCGACGCCCTGGAGCGCAACCGCGGTGTGATCGGCTTCGACTCGCTGCGCTACGACGACCAGATCGCCAAGATCTCCCTGGTCGGCGCGGGTATGAAGACCAACCCCGGGGTCACCGCGGGCTTCTTCGAGGCGCTGTCCGATGCCGGCGTGAACATCGAGCTGATCTCGACATCCGAGATCCGCATCTCGGTGGTCACCCGTGCCGACGACGTCAACGAGGCCGTGCGCGCCGTGCACACCGCCTTCGGTCTCGACAGCGACTCCGACGAGGCAGTCGTGTACGGGGGCACCGGCCGATGA
- a CDS encoding YbaB/EbfC family nucleoid-associated protein yields the protein MIPGGGQPNMQQLLQQAQKMQQELAQAQEELARTEVDGQAGGGLVKATVNGSGELRGLVIDPKAVDPEDTETLADLVVAAVQAANENAQQLQQQKLGPLTQGLGGGMPGLPF from the coding sequence GTGATTCCCGGTGGTGGTCAGCCCAATATGCAGCAGCTGCTGCAGCAGGCCCAAAAGATGCAGCAGGAGCTCGCTCAGGCCCAGGAGGAGCTCGCCAGGACCGAGGTCGACGGGCAGGCGGGCGGCGGCCTGGTCAAGGCGACGGTCAACGGCTCGGGCGAGCTGCGCGGCCTGGTGATCGATCCCAAGGCGGTGGACCCGGAGGACACCGAGACCCTCGCGGACCTCGTCGTCGCGGCGGTCCAGGCGGCCAACGAGAACGCGCAGCAGCTCCAGCAGCAGAAGCTGGGCCCGCTGACCCAGGGCCTGGGCGGCGGCATGCCCGGCCTGCCGTTCTGA
- the recR gene encoding recombination mediator RecR — protein MYEGVVQDLIDELGRLPGVGPKSAQRIAFHVLQAEPTDVRRLAHALLEVKDKVRFCAVCGNVAQQEECGICRDQRRDRSVICVVEEPKDVVAIERTREFRGRYHVLGGAISPIEGVGPDDLRIRELLARLADGSITELILATDPNLEGEATATYLARMVKPMGLRVTRLASGLPVGGDLEYADEVTLGRAFEGRRLLDV, from the coding sequence TTGTACGAAGGCGTGGTTCAGGACCTCATCGACGAACTGGGCAGGCTGCCCGGCGTCGGTCCCAAGAGCGCGCAGCGGATCGCCTTCCACGTGCTGCAGGCGGAGCCCACGGACGTGCGACGGCTGGCGCACGCCCTCCTGGAGGTCAAGGACAAGGTCCGCTTCTGCGCGGTCTGCGGCAACGTGGCCCAGCAGGAGGAGTGCGGGATCTGCCGCGACCAGCGCCGCGACCGGTCGGTCATCTGCGTGGTCGAGGAGCCCAAGGACGTTGTCGCGATCGAGCGGACCCGTGAGTTCCGGGGCCGCTACCACGTGCTGGGCGGGGCGATCAGCCCCATCGAGGGCGTCGGACCGGACGATCTGCGCATCCGCGAGCTGCTGGCCCGCCTCGCCGACGGCTCCATCACCGAACTGATCCTGGCGACCGACCCCAACCTGGAGGGCGAGGCCACCGCGACGTACCTGGCGCGGATGGTCAAGCCCATGGGCCTGCGCGTCACCCGGCTGGCCAGCGGCCTGCCGGTGGGCGGCGATCTGGAGTACGCGGACGAGGTCACCCTCGGCCGCGCCTTCGAGGGGAGGCGGCTGCTCGATGTCTGA
- a CDS encoding aspartate-semialdehyde dehydrogenase: MTARRPSLAVVGATGAIGGVMLQILSQHADVWGEVRLVASPRSAGRKLVVRGEESEVLELTEDVFDGVDVALFLVPAEVSARWAPIAASKGAVVVDDSAAFRTDGDVPLVVPEINPHAVRMRPRGIVANPNCTTLALIVAVGALHAEFGLRELVVSSYQAVSGAGRDGVAALREQLSMVAGTELGTKPGDVRRVVGDTHGGPFAAPVALNVVPWAGTDAGDGWSSEELAIRDECRKILDLPDLRVSATCVYVPVVATHSMSVHARFENEVAVDRAHEILATAPGVVLYDSPGAGDFPTPSDVVGTDPTWVGRVRRSLDDPRALELFVCGDNLRKGAALNVAQIAESVAADFPRS, translated from the coding sequence ATGACCGCACGCCGCCCTTCGCTCGCGGTCGTCGGCGCGACCGGGGCGATCGGTGGCGTCATGCTCCAGATCCTCTCGCAGCACGCGGACGTCTGGGGCGAGGTCAGACTCGTCGCCTCGCCGCGCTCGGCCGGCCGCAAGCTGGTCGTACGCGGTGAGGAGAGCGAGGTCCTCGAACTCACCGAGGATGTCTTCGACGGCGTCGACGTGGCGCTCTTCCTGGTGCCCGCCGAGGTCTCGGCGCGATGGGCCCCGATCGCCGCGTCGAAGGGCGCCGTCGTCGTCGACGACTCCGCGGCCTTCCGGACGGACGGCGACGTTCCGCTCGTCGTGCCCGAGATCAATCCGCATGCCGTACGGATGAGACCGCGCGGCATCGTCGCGAACCCCAACTGCACCACGCTGGCGCTGATCGTCGCCGTCGGTGCCCTGCACGCCGAATTCGGCCTGCGGGAGCTGGTCGTCTCCTCGTACCAGGCCGTCAGCGGCGCCGGACGCGACGGAGTCGCGGCACTGCGCGAACAGCTGTCGATGGTGGCCGGCACCGAACTCGGTACGAAGCCGGGCGACGTACGCCGCGTCGTGGGGGACACGCACGGCGGCCCGTTCGCCGCGCCGGTCGCGCTCAACGTCGTCCCCTGGGCCGGGACGGACGCCGGGGACGGCTGGTCGTCGGAGGAACTGGCCATCCGCGACGAGTGCCGCAAGATCCTCGACCTGCCGGACCTACGGGTATCGGCGACCTGTGTCTACGTACCCGTCGTCGCCACGCACTCCATGTCGGTGCACGCCCGCTTCGAGAACGAGGTCGCGGTCGACCGGGCCCACGAGATCCTTGCGACGGCCCCCGGAGTGGTGCTGTACGACAGTCCGGGCGCCGGCGACTTCCCCACCCCCTCGGACGTGGTGGGCACCGATCCGACCTGGGTCGGCCGGGTCCGGCGCTCGCTGGACGATCCCCGGGCGCTGGAACTCTTCGTCTGCGGCGACAATCTCCGCAAGGGCGCGGCACTCAACGTGGCCCAGATCGCCGAATCGGTGGCCGCCGATTTTCCCCGGTCCTGA
- a CDS encoding GntR family transcriptional regulator, with protein MCASGAVTRSTLRQQIADALRDEVLAGRLLPGREFTVKQIAEQYGVSATPVREALFDLSAQGLLESDQHRGFRVHEFTVADYRAMVEARALVMDGVIRGVFQEPLPAQQPGYRDALVSVRRRAEEAARAARGGDLDILIGYDLRFWRELGGLIGNAYISDFLHRLRVQAWVFAVPYLRGDADMRDWLWNGHAELVAAITHRDREALRAVIHDYNSHALSWADRLAGPGPVTREPEGRP; from the coding sequence ATGTGCGCGAGCGGAGCCGTCACCCGCAGCACCCTGCGTCAGCAGATCGCGGACGCGCTGCGCGACGAGGTGCTCGCCGGGCGTCTGCTGCCGGGGCGGGAGTTCACGGTGAAGCAGATCGCCGAGCAGTACGGGGTCTCCGCGACGCCCGTCCGCGAGGCGCTGTTCGACCTGTCCGCGCAGGGCCTCCTCGAATCCGACCAGCACCGCGGGTTCCGGGTGCACGAGTTCACGGTCGCGGACTACCGGGCGATGGTCGAGGCCCGCGCCCTGGTCATGGACGGGGTCATCCGGGGCGTCTTCCAGGAGCCGCTCCCGGCGCAGCAGCCGGGCTACCGGGACGCGCTCGTCTCCGTACGCCGCCGCGCGGAGGAGGCCGCCCGTGCGGCACGCGGCGGGGACCTGGACATCCTCATCGGCTACGACCTGCGCTTCTGGCGGGAGCTCGGCGGGCTCATCGGCAACGCCTACATCAGCGACTTCCTGCACCGGCTGCGCGTGCAGGCGTGGGTGTTCGCCGTGCCGTACCTGCGGGGCGACGCCGATATGCGCGACTGGCTGTGGAACGGCCATGCCGAGCTGGTCGCCGCGATCACGCACCGGGACCGCGAGGCCCTGCGCGCGGTGATCCACGACTACAACAGCCACGCGCTGAGCTGGGCCGACCGCCTGGCCGGCCCGGGACCGGTCACGAGGGAGCCCGAGGGGCGCCCCTGA